From Symphalangus syndactylus isolate Jambi chromosome X, NHGRI_mSymSyn1-v2.1_pri, whole genome shotgun sequence, the proteins below share one genomic window:
- the MED12 gene encoding mediator of RNA polymerase II transcription subunit 12 isoform X2: MAAFGILSYEHRPLKRPRLGPPDVYPQDPKQKEDELTALNVKQGFNNQPAVSGDEHGSAKNVSFNPAKISSNFSSIIAEKLRCNTLPDTGRRKPQVNQKDNFWLVTARSQSAINTWFTDLAGTKPLTQLAKKVPIFSKKEEVFGYLAKYTVPVMRAAWLIKMTCAYYAAISETKVKKRHVDPFMEWTQIITKYLWEQLQKMAEYYRPGPAGSGGCGSTIGPLPHDVEVAIRQWDYTEKLAMFMFQDGMLDRHEFLTWVLECFEKIRPGEDELLKLLLPLLLRYSGEFVQSAYLSRRLAYFCTRRLALQLDGVSSHSSHVISAQSTSTLPTTPAPQPPTSSTPSTPFSDLLMCPQHRPLVFGLSCILQTILLCCPSALVWHYSLTDSRIKTGSPLDHLPIAPSNLPMPEGNSAFTQQVRAKLREIEQQIKERGQAVEVRWSFDKCQEATAGFTIGRVLHTLEVLDSHSFERSDFSNSLDSLCNRIFGLGPSKDGHEISSDDDAVVSLLCEWAVSCKRSGRHRAMVVAKLLEKRQAEIEAERCGESEAADEKGSIASGSLSAPSAPIFQDVLLQFLDTQAPMLTDPRSESERVEFFNLVLLFCELIRHDVFSHNMYTCTLISRGDLAFGAPGPRPPSPFDDPADDPEHKEAEGSSSSKLEDPGLSESMDIDPSSSVLFEDMEKPDFSLFSPTMPCEGKGSPSPEKPDVEKEVKPPPKEKIEGTLGVLYDQPRHVQYATHFPIPQEESCSHECNQRLVVLFGVGKQRDDARHAIKKITKDILKVLNRKGTAETDQLAPIVPLNPGDLTFLGGEDGQKRRRNRPEAFPTAEDIFAKFQHLSHYDQHQVTAQVSRNVLEQITSFALGMSYHLPLVQHVQFIFDLMEYSLSISGLIDFAIQLLNELSVVEAELLLKSSDLVGSYTTSLCLCIVAVLRHYHACLILNQDQMAQVFEGLCGVVKHGMNRSDGSSAERCILAYLYDLYTSCSHLKNKFGELFSDFCSKVKNTIYCNVEPSESNMRWAPEFMIDTLENPAAHTFTYTGLGKSLSENPANRYSFVCNALMHVCVGHHDPDRVNDIAILCAELTGYCKSLSAEWLGVLKALCCSSNNGTCGFNDLLCNVDVSDLSFHDSLATFVAILIARQCLLLEDLIRCAAIPSLLNAACSEQDSEPGARLTCRILLHLFKTPQLNPCQSDGNKPTVGIRSSCDRHLLAASQNRIVDGAVFAVLKAVFVLGDAELKGSGFTVTGGTEELPEEEGGGGSGGRRQGGRNISVETASLDVYAKYVLRSICQQEWVGERCLKSLCEDSNDLQDPVLSSAQAQRLMQLICYPHRLLDNEDGENPQRQRIKRILQNLDQWTMRQSSLELQLMIKQTPNNEMNSLLENIAKATIEVFQQSAETGSSSGSTASNMPSSSKTKPVLSSLERSGVWLVAPLIAKLPTSVQGHVLKAAGEELEKGQHLGSSSRKERDRQKQKSMSLLSQQPFLSLVLTCLKGQDEQREGLLTSLYSQVHQIVNNWRDDQYLDDCKPKQLMHEALKLRLNLVGGMFDTVQRSTQQTTEWAMLLLEIIISGTVDMQSNNELFTTVLDMLSVLINGTLAADMSSISQGSMEENKRAYMNLAKKLQKELGERQSDSLEKVRQLLPLPKQTRDVITCEPQGSLIDTKGNKIAGFDSIFKKEGLQVSTKQKISPWDLFEGLKPSAPLSWGWFGTVRVDRRVARGEEQQRLLLYHTHLRPRPRAYYLEPLPLPPEDEEPPAPTLLEPEKKAPEPPKTDKPGAAPPSTEERKKKSTKGKKRSQPATKTEDYGMGPGRSGPYGVTVPPDLLHHPNPGSITHLNYRQGSIGLYTQNQPLPAGGPRVDPYRPVRLPMQKLPTRPTYPGVLPTTMTGVMGLEPSSYKTSVYRQQQPAVPQGQRLRQQLQAKIQSQGMLGQSSVHQMTPSSSYGLQTSQGYTPYVSHVGLQQHTGPAGTMVPPSYSSQPYQSTHPSTNPTLVDPTRHLQQRPSGYVHQQAPTYGHGLTSTQRFSHQTLQQTPMISTMTPMSAQGVQAGVRSTAILPEQQQQQQQQQQQQQQQQQQQQQQQQQYHIRQQQQQQILRQQQQQQQQQQQQQQQQQQQQQQQQQQHQQQQQQQAAPPQPQPQSQPQFQRQGLQQTQQQQQTAALVRQLQQQLSNTQPQPSTNIFGRY, encoded by the exons ATGGCGGCCTTCGGGATCTTGAGCTACGAACACCGGCCGCTGAAGCGGCCGCGGCTGGGGCCTCCCGATGTTTACCCTCAGGACCCCAAACAGAAGGAG GATGAACTGACGGCCTTGAATGTAAAACAAGGTTTCAATAACCAGCCTGCTGTCTCTGGGGATGAACATGGCAGTGCCAAGAACGTCAGCTTCAATCCTGCCAAG ATCAGTTCCAACTTCAGCAGCATTATTGCAGAGAAATTACGTTGTAATACCCTCCCTGACACTGGTCGCAGGAAGCCCCAAGTGAACCAGAAGGACAACTTCTGGCTGGTGACTGCACGATCCCAGAGTGCCATTAACACTTGGTTCACTGACTTGGCTGGCACCAAGCCACTCACGCAACTAGCCAAAAAG GTCCCCATTTTCAGTAAGAAGGAAGAAGTGTTTGGGTACTTAGCCAAATACACAGTGCCTGTGATGCGGGCTGCCTGGCTCATTAAGATGACCTGTGCCTACTATGCAGCAATCTCTGAGACCAAGGTTAAGAAGAGACATGTTGACCCTTTCATGG aATGGACTCAGATCATCACCAAGTACTTGTGGGAGCAGTTACAGAAGATGGCTGAATACTACCGGCCAGGGCCTGCAGGAAGTGGGGGCTGTGGTTCCACGATAGGGCCCTTGCCCCATGATGTAGAGGTGGCAATCCGGCAGTGGGATTACACTGAGAAGCTGGCCATGTTCATGTTTCAG GATGGAATGCTGGACAGACATGAGTTCCTGACCTGGGTGCTTGAGTGTTTTGAGAAGATCCGCCCTGGAGAGGATGAATTGCTTAAACTGCTGCTGCCCCTGCTTCTCCGA TACTCTGGGGAATTTGTTCAGTCTGCGTACCTGTCCCGCCGGCTTGCCTACTTCTGTACACGGAGACTGGCCCTGCAGCTGGATGGTGTGAGCAGTCACTCATCTCATGTTATATCTGCTCAGTCAACAAGCACGCTACCCACCACCCCGGCTCCTCAGCCCCCAACTAGCAGCACACCCTCGACTCCCTTTAGTGACCTGCTTATGTGCCCTCAGCACCGGCCCCTGGTTTTTGGCCTCAGCTGTATCCTACAG ACCATCCTCCTGTGCTGTCCTAGTGCCTTGGTTTGGCACTACTCACTAACTGATAGCAGAATTAAGACCGGCTCACCACTTGACCACTTGCCTATTGCCCCGTCCAACCTGCCCATGCCAGAGGGTAACAGTGCCTTCACTCAGCAG GTCCGTGCAAAGTTGCGGGAGATCGAGCAGCAGATCAAGGAGCGGGGACAGGCAGTTGAAGTTCGCTGGTCTTTCGATAAATGCCAGGAAGCTACTGCTG GCTTCACCATTGGACGGGTACTTCATACTTTGGAAGTGCTGGACAGCCATAGTTTTGAGCGCTCTGACTTCAGCAACTCTCTTGACTCCCTTTGTAACCGAATCTTTGGATTGGGGCCTAGCAAGGATGGGCATGAG ATCTCCTCAGATGATGATGCTGTGGTGTCATTGCTATGTGAATGGGCTGTCAGCTGCAAGCGTTCTGGTCGGCATCGTGCTATGGTGGTAGCCAAGCTCCTGGAGAAGAGACAGGCGGAGATTGAGGCTGAG CGTTGTGGAGAATCAGAAGCCGCAGATGAGAAGGGTTCCATAGCCTCTGGCTCCCTTTCTGCTCCCAGTGCTCCCATTTTCCAGGATGTCCTCCTGCAGTTTCTGGATACACAGGCTCCCATGCTGA CGGACCCTCGAAGTGAGAGTGAGCGGGTGGAATTCTTTAACTTAGTACTGCTGTTCTGTGAACTGATTCGACATGATGTTTTCTCCCACAACATGTATACTTGCACTCTCATCTCCCGAGGGGACCTTGCCTTTGGAGCCCCTGGTCCCCGGCCTCCCTCTCCCTTTGATGATCCTGCCGATGACCCAGAGCACAAGGAGGCtgaaggcagcagcagcagcaagctcGAA GATCCAGGGCTCTCAGAATCTATGGACATTGACCCTAGTTCCAGTGTGCTCTTTGAGGACATGGAGAAGCCTGATTTCTCA TTGTTCTCCCCTACTATGCCCTGTGAGGGGAAGGGCAGTCCATCCCCTGAGAAGCCAGATGTCGAGAAGGAGGTGAAGCCCCCACCCAAGGAGAAGATTGAAGGGACCCTTGGGGTTCTTTACGACCAGCCACGACACGTGCAGTATGCCACCCATTTTCCCATCCCCCAG GAGGAGTCATGCAGCCATGAGTGCAACCAGCGGTTGGTCGTACTGTTTGGGGTGGGAAAGCAGCGAGATGATGCCCGCCATGCCATCAAGAAAATCACCAAGGATATCCTGAAGGTTCTGAACCGCAAGGGGACAGCAGAAACTG ACCAGCTTGCTCCTATTGTGCCTCTGAATCCTGGAGACCTGACATTCTTAG GTGGGGAGGATGGGCAGAAGCGGCGACGCAACCGGCCTGAAGCCTTCCCCACTGCTGAAGATATCTTTGCTAAGTTCCAGCACCTTTCACATTATGACCAACACCAGGTCACGGCTCAG GTCTCCCGGAATGTTCTGGAGCAGATCACGAGCTTTGCCCTTGGCATGTCATACCACTTGCCTCTGGTGCAGCATGTGCAGTTCATCTTCGACCTCATGGAATATTCACTCAGCATCAGTGGCCTCATCGACTTTGCCATTCAG CTGCTGAATGAACTGAGTGTAGTTGAGGCTGAGCTGCTTCTCAAATCCTCGGATCTGGTGGGCAGCTACACTACTAGCCTGTGCCTGTGCATCGTGGCTGTCCTGCGGCACTATCATGCCTGCCTCATCCTCAACCAGGACCAGATGGCACAGGTCTTTGAGGG GCTGTGTGGCGTCGTGAAGCATGGGATGAACCGGTCCGATGGCTCCTCTGCAGAGCGCTGTATCCTTGCTTATCTCTATGATCTGTACACCTCCTGTAGccatttaaagaacaaatttgggGAGCTCTTCAG CGACTTTTGCTCAAAGGTGAAGAACACCATCTACTGCAACGTGGAGCCATCGGAATCAAATATGCGCTGGGCACCTGAGTTCATGATTGACACTCTAGAGAACCCTGCAGCTCACACCTTCACCTACACGGGGCTAGGCAAGAGTCTTAGTGAGAACCCTGCTAACCGCTACAGCTTTGTCTGCAATGCCCTTATGCACGTCTGTGTGGGGCACCATGATCCCGATAG GGTGAATGACATCGCAATCCTGTGTGCAGAGCTGACCGGCTATTGCAAGTCACTGAGTGCAGAATGGCTAGGAGTGCTTAAGGCCTTGTGCTGCTCCTCTAACAATGGCACTTGTGGTTTCAACGATCTCCTCTGCAATGTTGAT GTCAGTGACCTGTCTTTTCATGACTCGCTGGCCACTTTTGTTGCCATCCTCATCGCTCGGCAGTGTTTGCTCCTGGAAGATCTGATTCGCTGTGCTGCCATCCCTTCACTCCTTAATGCTG CTTGTAGTGAACAGGACTCTGAGCCAGGGGCCCGGCTTACCTGCCGCATCCTCCTTCACCTTTTCAAGACACCGCAGCTCAATCCTTGCCAGTCTGATGGAA ACAAGCCTACAGTAGGAATCCGCTCCTCCTGTGACCGCCACCTGCTGGCTGCCTCCCAGAACCGCATCGTGGATGGAGCTGTGTTTGCTGTTCTCAAGGCTGTGTTTGTACTTG GGGATGCGGAACTGAAAGGTTCAGGCTTCACTGTGACAGGAGGAACAGAAGAACTtccagaggaggagggaggaggtggcAGTGGTGGTCGGAGGCAGGGTGGCCGCAACATCTCTGTGGAGACAGCCAGTCTGGATGTCTATGCCAAGTACGTGCTGCGCAGCATCTGCCAACAG GAATGGGTAGGAGAACGTTGCCTTAAGTCTCTGTGTGAGGACAGCAATGACCTGCAAGACCCAGTGTTGAGTAGTGCCCAGGCGCAGCGCCTCATGCAGCTCATTTGCTACCCACATCGACTGCTGGACAATGAGGATGGGGAAAACCCCCAGCGGCAGCGCATAAAGCGCATTCTCCAG AACTTGGACCAGTGGACCATGCGCCAGTCTTCCTTGGAGCTGCAGCTCATGATCAAGCAGACCCCTAACAAT GAGATGAACTCCCTCTTGGAGAACATCGCCAAGGCCACAATCGAGGTTTTCCAACAGTCAGCAGAGACAGGGTCATCTTCTGGAAGTACTGCAAGCAACATGCCCAGCAGCAGCAAGACCAAGCCTGTGCTCAG CTCTCTAGAGCGTTCTGGTGTATGGCTGGTGGCCCCCCTCATTGCTAAACTGCCCACCTCAGTCCAGGGACATGTGTTAAAGGCTGCTGGGGAGGAATTGGAGAAGGGTCAGCACCTGGGTTCCTCTTCACGCAAAGAACGTGATCGACAAAAGCAGAAGAG CATGTCCCTGTTGAGCCAGCAGCCCTTCTTATCGCTGGTGCTAACATGTCTGAAAGGGCAGGATGAACAACGCGAGGGACTCCTTACCTCCCTCTACAGCCAGGTGCACCAG ATTGTGAATAATTGGCGAGATGACCAGTACTTAGATGATTGCAAACCAAAGCAGCTTATGCATGAGGCACTCAAACTGCGGCTCAACCTG GTGGGGGGCATGTTTGACACGGTGCAGCGCAGCACCCAGCAGACCACGGAGTGGGCCATGCTCCTCCTGGAGATCATCATCAGCGGCACTGTCGACATGCAGTCCAACAA TGAGCTCTTCACTACTGTCTTGGACATGCTGAGCGTGCTCATCAATGGGACATTGGCTGCAGACATGTCTAGCATCTCGCAAGGCAGCATGGAGGAAAACAAGCGTGCATACATGAACCTGGCGAAGAAGTTGCAG AAGGAGTTGGGGGAGCGCCAGTCAGACAGTCTGGAAAAGGTTCGCCAGCTGCTGCCACTGCCCAAGCAGACCCGAGATGTCATCACGTGTGAGCCACAGGGCTCCCTTATCGATACCAAGGGCAACAAGATTGCTGGCTTCGATTCCATCTTCAAGAAGGAG GGTCTACAGGTTTCCACCAAACAGAAGATCTCGCCCTGGGATCTTTTTGAGGGGTTGAAGCCGTCAGCACCACTCTCTTGGGGCTGGTTTGGAACAGTCCGAGTGGACCGGCGAGTGGCTCGAGGAGAGGAGCAGCAGCGGTTGCTGCTCTACCACACACACCTGAGGCCCCGGCCCCGTGCCTATTACCTGGAGCCACTGCCACTGCCCCCAGAAGATGAGGAGCCCCCTGCTCCTACCCTGCTAGAGCCTGAGAAAAAGGCTCCAGAGCCCCCCAAAACTGACAAACCGGGGGCTGCTCCACCCAGTACTGAGGAACGCAAGAAGAAGTCCACCAAGGGCAAGAAACGCAGCCAGCCAGCTACCAAGACAGAG GACTATGGAATGGGCCCGGGTCGGAGCGGCCCTTATGGTGTGACAGTGCCTCCGGACCTCCTGCACCACCCAAATCCTGGTTCCATAACCCACCTTAACTACAGGCAAGGCTCCATAGGCCTGTACACCCAGAACCAGCCACTACCTGCAG GTGGCCCTCGTGTGGACCCATACCGCCCTGTGCGCTTACCAATGCAGAAGCTGCCCACCCGACCGACTTACCCTGGAGTGCTGCCCACAACCATGACTGGCGTCATGGGCTTAGAACCCTCCTCTTATAAGACCTCCGTGTACCGGCAGCAGCAACCTGCGGTGCCCCAAGGACAGCGCCTTCGCCAACAGCTCCAGGCAAAGATA CAGAGTCAGGGCATGCTGGGACAGTCATCTGTCCATCAGATGACTCCCAGCTCTTCCTACGGTTTGCAGACTTCCCAG GGCTATACTCCTTATGTTTCTCATGTGGGATTGCAGCAACACACAGGCCCTGCAGGTACCATGGTGCCCCCCAGCTACTCCAGCCAGCCTTACCAGAGCACCCACCCTTCTACCAATCCTACTCTTGTAGATCCTACCCGCCACCTGCAACAGCGGCCCAGTGGCTATGTGCATCAGCAGGCCCCCACCTATGGACATGGACTGACCTCCACTCAAAG GTTTTCACACCAGACACTGCAGCAGACACCCATGATAAGTACCATGACTCCAATGAGTGCCCAGGGCGTCCAGGCAGGCGTCCGCTCAACAGCCATCCTAcctgagcagcagcagcagcagcaacagcaacagcaacagcagcagcagcagcaacagcaacagcagcagcagcagcagcagtaccACAtccggcagcagcagcagcagcagatccTGCGG cagcagcaacagcagcagcagcagcagcagcagcagcagcaacagcaacaacagcagcagcaacagcaacaacagcaacaccagcagcaacagcagcaacagGCGGCTCCTCCCCAACCTCAGCCCCAGTCCCAGCCCCAG TTCCAGCGCCAGGGGCTTCAGCAGACCCAGCAGCAGCAACAGACAGCAGCTTTGGTCCGGCAACTTCAACAACAGCTCTCCA ATACCCAGCCACAGCCCAGTACCAACATATTTGGACGCTACTGA